A single region of the Novosphingobium sp. SL115 genome encodes:
- a CDS encoding enoyl-CoA hydratase/isomerase family protein, whose product MSYNTFTVEKRDAADWVTLNRPDALNAISLEMVRELNDYFGALFHDRATRVVVLRGAGKAFCAGLDIKERSDGRDEVPFAGGFGFQGYLADVYLKMRRCPQPIISLVHGAACGGGFSFVLASDIRIAGESAKMNAAFIRLGLSACDMGCSYFLPRLVGTSVASELMLTGRFIHARRALATGLVSEMVPDADLEATGQSYVDDLLAASPMGLRMTKEGLNLAIDAPSLEAAMAIENRNQLMTSASPNFREGMQAFLEKRRPNYVPE is encoded by the coding sequence ATGAGCTACAATACATTCACGGTGGAAAAGCGCGACGCGGCGGACTGGGTAACACTGAATCGGCCCGACGCGCTCAATGCCATTTCGCTGGAAATGGTGCGCGAACTGAACGACTATTTCGGCGCTCTGTTCCATGATCGAGCAACGCGCGTGGTTGTGCTACGCGGCGCGGGCAAGGCGTTCTGCGCCGGGCTGGATATCAAGGAACGCAGCGACGGGCGCGATGAAGTGCCGTTTGCGGGCGGGTTTGGCTTTCAGGGCTACTTGGCTGACGTTTATCTCAAGATGCGGCGTTGCCCGCAGCCGATCATCAGCCTTGTTCATGGCGCAGCCTGCGGCGGCGGTTTCAGCTTTGTGCTGGCATCCGATATCCGCATCGCCGGCGAAAGCGCCAAGATGAACGCGGCCTTCATCCGGCTGGGGCTTTCTGCCTGCGACATGGGATGCAGTTATTTCTTGCCGCGCCTTGTCGGTACATCGGTTGCCAGCGAACTGATGCTGACAGGGCGGTTCATTCATGCCCGGCGAGCGCTTGCCACCGGATTGGTTTCCGAAATGGTGCCCGACGCCGATCTTGAGGCGACCGGGCAAAGTTATGTCGACGATCTCCTCGCAGCATCGCCAATGGGCCTGCGCATGACCAAGGAAGGGTTGAACCTTGCCATCGACGCGCCCAGCCTTGAAGCCGCGATGGCCATTGAAAACCGCAACCAGCTGATGACGTCTGCCAGCCCAAACTTCCGCGAAGGGATGCAGGCGTTTCTCGAAAAGCGACGGCCGAATTACGTGCCAGAATGA
- a CDS encoding CinA family protein: MLEDLAAIAAQAGVMLKSRHQTIAVVDGATGGLVSASLLAMPGASAFYLGGGVIYTLKGRRIVLGHPPGSLRGHTSATEGYAIAQAELIRQRYGADWGIAETGAAGGGSAHPLGVASGNSAVAVVGPNGIAASRLVQTGSNARLGNMQAFTQAALTLLRDTLAAHSGT, encoded by the coding sequence ATGCTGGAAGACCTCGCAGCTATCGCCGCGCAAGCAGGTGTCATGCTCAAGTCACGGCATCAGACCATTGCCGTGGTTGATGGCGCAACCGGAGGGCTTGTTTCGGCCAGCTTGCTTGCCATGCCCGGTGCTTCGGCGTTCTATCTTGGCGGCGGCGTCATCTATACCCTTAAGGGGCGGCGGATCGTGCTGGGCCATCCACCCGGTTCGCTGCGTGGGCATACTTCTGCGACGGAAGGCTATGCCATTGCGCAAGCAGAGCTTATCCGGCAACGCTATGGCGCAGACTGGGGCATTGCCGAAACTGGCGCGGCCGGCGGGGGCAGCGCGCACCCGCTGGGTGTAGCTTCGGGCAACAGCGCCGTGGCCGTGGTCGGGCCAAATGGCATTGCTGCATCGCGCCTTGTCCAGACCGGCAGCAATGCCCGGCTGGGCAATATGCAGGCATTCACGCAAGCGGCGCTGACCTTGTTGCGCGATACTTTAGCCGCTCATTCTGGCACGTAA
- a CDS encoding LysE family translocator encodes MAFHTWWLFVVTVFFISGSPGPNMLHVMTRSVELGLARSILAMTGCFIAVVSLLTASALGLAALLTALPGAFTVLRVAGAGYLLWLGYKAWIAKDAPVDLTEGQGAPVISDWRIFRTAFTVGISNPKALVFAAAFLPQFIDASHPELPQFAIMVATFGVIEISWFFIYALGGRSIAAALTRPALKTLFNRVTGGVFVAFGIAMLGSRT; translated from the coding sequence ATGGCATTTCACACATGGTGGCTGTTCGTCGTCACCGTCTTTTTCATCTCCGGATCGCCGGGGCCGAACATGCTGCATGTGATGACGCGCAGTGTCGAACTTGGCCTTGCGCGGTCAATCCTGGCCATGACGGGATGTTTCATCGCCGTGGTCAGCCTGCTTACCGCTTCGGCGCTGGGGCTGGCTGCGCTGCTTACGGCCTTGCCTGGTGCGTTTACGGTGCTACGCGTTGCAGGCGCGGGCTACCTGCTGTGGCTGGGCTACAAGGCGTGGATAGCCAAAGATGCCCCTGTTGATCTGACGGAAGGGCAGGGCGCACCTGTGATTTCGGACTGGCGGATTTTCCGCACCGCTTTCACCGTGGGCATTTCCAATCCCAAGGCGCTGGTGTTTGCGGCGGCTTTCCTTCCGCAGTTCATCGACGCCAGCCACCCTGAGTTGCCGCAGTTTGCCATCATGGTCGCCACGTTTGGGGTGATCGAAATTTCATGGTTCTTCATCTATGCGCTGGGCGGACGCTCAATTGCCGCTGCGCTGACCCGGCCTGCACTGAAAACGCTGTTCAACCGGGTAACGGGCGGGGTCTTCGTCGCATTTGGCATCGCCATGTTGGGATCGCGGACCTGA
- the ligA gene encoding NAD-dependent DNA ligase LigA yields MRLARQIAKHNRLYHAEDAPEVSDAEYDALVRRNAELEAAFPHLIRPDSPSAQVGHEVASSPLRKVAHEVRMMSLDNAFSDEEVAEFVARVRRFLALGDDTEVAMTAEDKIDGLSCSLRYENGKLVRAATRGDGQVGEDVTANVAHIPDIPQELKGEGLFDIPAVFEIRGEVYMAKADFLKLNEMQAEKGDKIFANPRNAAAGALRQKDASVTASRPLRFLAHGWGAASEVPAKSQLEMMRKIAGWGVPVSPKLICGVSADELIAHYQSIGKARAELPYDIDGVVYKVDRLDWQDRLGFVAKAPRWAMAHKFPAERAETTLEAIDIQVGRTGKLTPVGRLKPVLVGGVTVTNVTLHNRDEIGRLGLRVGDRVVLQRAGDVIPQVVENLTRDDAREAYHFPDHCPECQSEAVAEEGEVDVRCTAGLICPAQRVERLKHFVGRPALDIEGLGEKTIVEFFQLGWLEGPADIFRLRKRRGDIVGREGWKDKSVDNLLAAIEAKREPDAARLLFGLGIRHVGAVTARDLLKRFVTLPALRKAAEAAHSALSKLDGEQQEGAPALCAEQLDARADLLSIDGVGPVVIEALGDFFHEPHNIAVWEDLLSEVSPPPYVIETKASAVAGKIVVFTGKLETMSRDEAKAQAEALGARAAGSVSPKTDLIVAGPGAGSKLKRAAELGIDVIDEAAWAEIVRNAG; encoded by the coding sequence ATGCGGCTTGCGCGGCAGATTGCCAAGCACAACCGACTTTATCATGCCGAGGATGCGCCGGAAGTTTCGGATGCGGAATATGATGCGCTGGTTCGGCGCAACGCCGAACTGGAGGCAGCGTTTCCGCATCTGATCCGGCCCGACAGCCCCAGCGCGCAGGTGGGCCATGAAGTGGCGTCATCCCCTTTGCGCAAGGTCGCGCACGAGGTTCGAATGATGAGCCTCGACAATGCTTTTTCCGACGAGGAAGTGGCCGAGTTCGTTGCGCGTGTGCGCCGCTTCCTTGCGCTGGGCGATGATACCGAAGTGGCAATGACGGCGGAGGACAAGATCGATGGTCTGTCCTGTTCGCTGCGATACGAGAACGGGAAGCTTGTGCGAGCTGCCACGCGCGGTGACGGGCAGGTAGGGGAAGACGTCACGGCCAATGTCGCGCATATTCCTGACATTCCGCAGGAGTTGAAGGGCGAGGGGCTGTTCGACATTCCTGCCGTCTTCGAAATTCGCGGCGAGGTCTATATGGCCAAGGCGGACTTCCTGAAGCTGAATGAGATGCAGGCGGAAAAGGGCGACAAGATTTTCGCCAACCCTCGCAACGCGGCGGCAGGGGCGCTGCGCCAGAAGGATGCCAGCGTCACCGCCAGCCGTCCCTTGCGCTTCCTTGCCCATGGTTGGGGCGCGGCAAGCGAGGTTCCGGCGAAATCCCAGCTTGAAATGATGCGCAAGATCGCGGGGTGGGGCGTTCCCGTCTCGCCAAAGCTGATCTGCGGAGTCAGCGCGGACGAACTGATCGCGCACTATCAGAGCATAGGTAAGGCGCGCGCTGAACTGCCGTATGATATCGATGGTGTGGTCTATAAGGTGGACCGGCTTGACTGGCAGGACCGGCTTGGCTTTGTCGCCAAAGCGCCGCGCTGGGCCATGGCCCATAAATTCCCGGCAGAGCGAGCCGAAACCACGCTGGAAGCCATCGACATTCAGGTGGGGCGGACAGGCAAGCTGACGCCGGTGGGACGTCTTAAGCCGGTGCTGGTCGGCGGCGTTACCGTGACCAATGTTACGCTCCACAACCGCGATGAAATTGGCCGACTTGGCCTGCGTGTGGGCGACCGCGTGGTTCTTCAGCGCGCAGGCGATGTGATTCCGCAGGTGGTTGAAAACCTTACCCGTGATGATGCGCGCGAGGCCTATCATTTCCCCGATCACTGCCCGGAATGCCAGTCCGAAGCCGTGGCCGAAGAAGGCGAAGTTGATGTGCGTTGCACGGCCGGGCTGATCTGCCCTGCGCAGCGGGTGGAGCGGCTGAAGCATTTTGTCGGGCGGCCTGCGCTGGATATCGAAGGGCTGGGCGAAAAGACTATCGTCGAGTTTTTCCAGCTTGGCTGGCTGGAAGGCCCGGCGGACATTTTCCGGCTGAGGAAGCGTCGCGGCGATATCGTCGGGCGCGAGGGCTGGAAGGACAAGTCTGTGGACAACCTGTTGGCAGCCATTGAGGCCAAGCGTGAGCCTGATGCGGCTCGCCTGTTGTTTGGCCTTGGTATCCGCCATGTCGGCGCGGTCACAGCGCGCGATCTGTTGAAGCGGTTCGTTACCCTGCCTGCATTACGCAAGGCTGCCGAAGCTGCCCATTCTGCGCTTTCCAAACTGGATGGGGAGCAGCAGGAAGGTGCTCCTGCGCTTTGCGCGGAGCAGCTCGACGCCCGCGCTGATCTGCTGTCCATTGATGGTGTCGGTCCGGTCGTGATCGAAGCCTTGGGTGATTTCTTCCACGAACCGCACAACATCGCGGTCTGGGAAGACCTGCTGTCCGAAGTCAGCCCGCCGCCTTATGTGATCGAAACCAAGGCCAGCGCCGTTGCGGGCAAGATTGTGGTCTTTACCGGCAAGCTGGAAACGATGAGTCGGGACGAAGCCAAAGCGCAGGCCGAAGCGCTGGGCGCGCGCGCCGCAGGGTCTGTTTCACCCAAGACTGATTTGATCGTGGCGGGGCCGGGGGCGGGTTCGAAGCTGAAAAGGGCGGCCGAACTGGGCATAGATGTGATAGACGAAGCCGCATGGGCCGAAATCGTGCGGAACGCGGGATAG
- a CDS encoding putative quinol monooxygenase, which translates to MTFDRRSFIGSAAVAILLSTKASAMEEIDPANVYALIGQMMAAPGKREELIVYLAEGSADMPGNLAYQIWRDKVDENSVWITEVWTDEAAHKASLGLPQVQEAIRKARPIIAGFGARAEVEPVGAKA; encoded by the coding sequence ATGACGTTCGACCGTCGCAGCTTTATCGGCAGCGCCGCCGTTGCCATTCTTCTCTCAACGAAAGCCAGCGCCATGGAAGAGATCGACCCTGCAAACGTCTATGCCCTGATCGGTCAGATGATGGCTGCGCCGGGCAAACGGGAGGAACTGATCGTTTATCTGGCCGAAGGTAGCGCTGATATGCCGGGGAACCTTGCCTATCAAATCTGGCGCGACAAGGTGGACGAAAACAGCGTGTGGATCACCGAAGTCTGGACCGATGAAGCAGCGCACAAGGCCAGCCTGGGCCTGCCGCAAGTGCAGGAAGCCATCCGCAAGGCCCGCCCGATCATCGCTGGTTTCGGCGCGCGCGCTGAGGTGGAGCCGGTTGGGGCAAAGGCGTGA
- the recN gene encoding DNA repair protein RecN, with translation MLTSLSIRNVVLIEALDLTFSGGLGVLTGETGAGKSILLDALGLILGDRADSGLVRNGEDQASVIATFEFDSLPDVIRAALVEAEVDVEPGEPLIVKRRVKADGGSKAFINDQPVGVALLRELARSLVELHGQHDDRGLVNARGHRALLDRYAGADAAGVEAAWIKWRKAEDALATARARVDKAAEEQDLLLAHLAELTALTPVVGEEDELAGQRADMQKGERLSGDLVELQRLWEGSDSALATLRSAARRLDRIASEHPMLAEALEALDRAVIEAGEAEDKLARAAEMLAHDPALLDRIETRLFDLRAAARKHGCTVDDLPHKMQDMRVALDAIEGGGAQIAGLERAAHEASLDYQAKAETLSVVRAEAARKLDKAVAAELAPLKLDAAKFHTAVLRLPDDRWGAGGIDAVEFLISTNPGADFAPLGKIASGGELSRFILALKVALAEEGGAATIIFDEIDRGVGGAVASAIGERLARLAGNGQLLAVTHSPQVAARGDRHYMIAKSSHGTVTRTSVNLLDAAARKEEIARMLSGAEVTAEARAQADRLLEQA, from the coding sequence ATGCTGACCAGCTTGTCGATCCGCAACGTCGTGCTCATCGAGGCGCTTGACCTGACCTTTTCCGGTGGCCTTGGCGTGCTGACCGGTGAGACGGGTGCGGGTAAGTCGATCCTGCTTGATGCACTTGGCCTGATTCTGGGCGACCGGGCCGACAGCGGCCTTGTCCGCAATGGCGAAGATCAGGCCAGCGTGATCGCCACGTTCGAATTTGACAGTTTGCCGGATGTCATACGCGCTGCGCTGGTCGAAGCGGAAGTGGATGTCGAGCCGGGCGAACCGCTGATCGTCAAACGCCGGGTAAAGGCCGATGGCGGATCGAAGGCTTTCATCAACGATCAGCCGGTTGGCGTTGCCCTGCTGCGCGAACTGGCGCGTAGTCTGGTTGAACTGCACGGGCAACACGATGATCGCGGATTGGTGAATGCGCGCGGGCACCGGGCTTTGCTGGATCGTTATGCCGGAGCGGATGCAGCAGGCGTTGAAGCAGCGTGGATCAAATGGCGCAAGGCAGAAGATGCCTTGGCCACAGCGCGCGCGCGGGTGGACAAAGCTGCTGAAGAACAGGACTTGCTGCTTGCCCATCTGGCCGAACTTACCGCGCTGACCCCGGTTGTGGGCGAGGAAGACGAACTGGCTGGGCAGCGCGCCGACATGCAGAAGGGCGAACGCCTTTCGGGCGATCTGGTTGAATTGCAGCGCTTGTGGGAGGGGTCGGATTCGGCACTTGCCACCTTGCGCAGCGCGGCCCGCAGGCTTGACCGTATCGCCAGCGAACACCCCATGCTGGCCGAAGCGCTGGAGGCGCTGGACCGCGCGGTGATCGAAGCGGGAGAGGCTGAGGACAAGCTGGCCCGTGCAGCGGAGATGCTGGCCCACGATCCTGCATTGCTTGACCGTATCGAAACCCGCCTGTTCGATTTGCGCGCCGCCGCGCGCAAGCATGGCTGCACTGTCGATGATCTGCCGCACAAGATGCAGGACATGCGCGTCGCGCTTGACGCGATCGAAGGCGGTGGGGCGCAGATTGCAGGCCTTGAACGTGCCGCACACGAGGCCAGTCTCGACTATCAGGCCAAGGCAGAAACCCTGTCTGTCGTTCGTGCCGAAGCAGCACGCAAGCTGGACAAGGCTGTGGCCGCCGAACTTGCGCCATTGAAACTGGATGCGGCAAAATTCCACACGGCTGTCCTGCGCCTGCCGGACGATCGGTGGGGGGCAGGCGGGATTGATGCGGTGGAGTTTCTCATCTCCACCAATCCTGGCGCTGATTTCGCTCCGCTGGGCAAAATCGCATCGGGCGGGGAACTTTCCCGCTTTATCCTCGCGTTGAAAGTGGCACTGGCCGAAGAAGGCGGGGCTGCCACAATCATCTTTGACGAAATTGACCGCGGCGTGGGCGGTGCGGTTGCCAGCGCGATTGGCGAACGGCTTGCCCGGCTTGCCGGCAATGGACAACTTCTGGCGGTTACCCACAGCCCGCAAGTCGCTGCGCGCGGCGACCGTCACTATATGATTGCCAAATCATCGCACGGCACCGTCACCCGCACTTCCGTCAATCTGCTGGACGCCGCCGCACGCAAGGAAGAGATCGCGCGGATGCTTTCCGGGGCCGAAGTTACCGCCGAAGCGCGTGCGCAGGCCGATCGGTTGCTGGAGCAGGCATGA
- a CDS encoding UDP-2,3-diacylglucosamine diphosphatase — protein sequence MPEPRGFRPKRKLRTVWISDLHLGTRGCNAALLLDFLSSIECETLYLVGDIVDGWRLKKGWYWPDEHNEVIRRVLKMAHRGTRVILIAGNHDEMLRPYAGMSFGGVELELEAIHETADGRRLLVTHGDGFDGVVLYARWLAFLGDKAYEILLRTNRWFNAIRRMLKMPYWSLSAYMKKRVKNAVQFVCDFEEAVAHAARDMGVDGVVCGHIHCAEIRQIGDITYYNDGDWVESCTALVEDRDGAMSIIDWAEETRRAANAKKAVPAAPLPAHEEEPA from the coding sequence ATGCCCGAACCGCGTGGCTTCCGGCCCAAGCGCAAATTGCGCACGGTGTGGATTTCCGACCTGCATCTGGGCACGCGCGGCTGTAACGCGGCCCTGCTGCTGGATTTCCTCTCCTCGATCGAATGCGAAACGCTGTATCTGGTCGGCGATATTGTCGACGGCTGGCGGCTGAAAAAAGGCTGGTACTGGCCCGACGAACACAACGAAGTGATCCGGCGCGTGCTGAAAATGGCGCACCGGGGCACGCGCGTCATCCTGATTGCGGGTAACCACGACGAAATGCTGCGCCCCTATGCGGGGATGAGCTTTGGCGGGGTGGAACTGGAACTGGAAGCGATCCACGAAACTGCCGATGGTCGTCGCCTGCTGGTGACGCATGGCGACGGCTTCGATGGCGTGGTGCTTTACGCACGCTGGCTCGCATTTCTAGGCGACAAGGCCTATGAAATCCTGTTGCGCACGAACCGCTGGTTCAACGCAATCCGTCGCATGTTGAAAATGCCTTACTGGTCGCTGTCCGCCTATATGAAAAAGCGGGTGAAAAACGCGGTTCAGTTCGTGTGCGATTTTGAAGAAGCGGTGGCCCACGCGGCGCGCGACATGGGTGTGGACGGTGTAGTTTGCGGCCATATCCACTGCGCTGAAATCCGCCAGATCGGCGACATCACATATTATAACGATGGCGACTGGGTGGAAAGCTGCACTGCGCTGGTCGAAGACCGCGATGGCGCGATGTCGATAATCGATTGGGCCGAAGAAACCCGCCGCGCCGCGAATGCCAAAAAGGCAGTCCCGGCCGCACCGCTTCCCGCGCACGAGGAGGAGCCCGCATGA
- a CDS encoding glycosyltransferase family 4 protein, with protein MRIAICTDAWHPQVNGVVRTLAATVDRLNERGHEVELITPSQFRTMPLPGYSEIRLAMAPRFGTRRTLADFAPDVVHIATEGPIGWSARGWCKTSGVPFTSAFHTRFPEYAAARTGLSPEHFWPLMRRFHGPSRAVLVSTPTLARELANQGIGQTRLWTRGIDRALFEPALVRPDHAPLPRMTGLAGPIMLNVGRVAIEKNLTAFLDADVPGTKVVVGDGPDLARMKARYPKVVFLGALHGEDLAQAYRSADVFVFPSRTDTFGLVMIEALACGLPIAAFPVPGPLDVIGPDGHGPGDDLPMRIGAVDENLALAIAKALRCDPLGAAIHGASYNWDRATDQFLDAVTDAMLSVREIEPA; from the coding sequence ATGAGAATCGCCATCTGCACTGACGCCTGGCACCCGCAGGTCAACGGCGTGGTTCGCACGCTGGCCGCCACGGTCGACCGGTTGAACGAGCGCGGGCACGAAGTCGAACTCATTACGCCCAGCCAGTTCCGCACGATGCCGCTGCCCGGCTACAGCGAAATCCGGCTGGCCATGGCCCCCCGCTTTGGCACGCGCCGCACGCTGGCAGATTTCGCGCCCGACGTGGTGCATATCGCCACCGAAGGCCCCATAGGGTGGAGTGCACGCGGATGGTGCAAAACCAGCGGCGTGCCATTCACCAGCGCTTTCCACACCCGCTTTCCCGAATACGCCGCCGCACGTACCGGACTTAGCCCCGAACATTTCTGGCCACTGATGCGCCGGTTCCATGGGCCAAGCCGCGCCGTGCTGGTTTCAACGCCAACGCTGGCGCGTGAACTGGCGAATCAGGGCATCGGCCAGACCCGGCTTTGGACACGCGGAATTGATCGTGCGCTGTTCGAACCCGCGCTGGTTCGCCCCGATCACGCCCCCCTGCCCCGTATGACCGGCCTAGCCGGGCCGATCATGCTCAACGTGGGCCGGGTGGCTATTGAAAAGAACCTGACCGCGTTTCTCGACGCCGATGTGCCCGGCACCAAAGTCGTGGTGGGCGATGGCCCTGATCTGGCACGGATGAAGGCACGCTATCCCAAGGTCGTTTTCCTGGGTGCACTGCATGGCGAAGATCTGGCACAGGCCTATCGCTCCGCCGATGTATTCGTATTCCCCAGTCGCACCGATACCTTCGGCCTGGTGATGATCGAGGCATTGGCTTGCGGTTTGCCGATTGCCGCCTTCCCCGTCCCTGGCCCGCTGGATGTCATCGGACCTGACGGGCACGGGCCCGGCGACGATCTGCCGATGCGGATAGGCGCAGTGGATGAAAATCTGGCACTGGCCATCGCCAAGGCGCTGCGCTGCGATCCGCTGGGTGCGGCAATCCACGGCGCGTCCTACAATTGGGACCGCGCCACAGACCAGTTCCTTGACGCGGTAACCGACGCCATGTTGTCTGTGCGCGAAATAGAACCAGCTTGA
- a CDS encoding DUF481 domain-containing protein: MIAAPAVALQPDETDLPAGVAAMIDTALQAGDETSADAVVRIARLAYPVAAAAIDRRVAAWQIAQGQQANSAPIAPTPALPVKQPEAVFTSAMASPPTTKWTGEGELGAFANTGNAPGIGFVGGLKLLLEGENWRIGSSARADYQETSNVVTREQYRLSMEPNYQFGPKAYIYGLGQYEKDRFQGFEARYSVSGGLGYRLANDGATKINVKAGPAWRETDAIDGTRESVVAGLASVDMKMKLARGLHFSQDASAYVDAKGSTLYTLAALDSQLIGKLKARFSYMLQYESAPETGRRPTDTTSRLTLVYGF; the protein is encoded by the coding sequence GTGATTGCCGCGCCAGCGGTGGCCCTGCAGCCCGATGAGACAGACCTGCCCGCAGGCGTCGCCGCGATGATTGATACAGCACTACAGGCAGGCGACGAGACAAGCGCCGATGCCGTAGTGCGTATTGCCCGGCTGGCATACCCGGTTGCCGCAGCAGCCATCGACCGGCGGGTTGCAGCTTGGCAGATTGCGCAAGGCCAGCAGGCAAACAGCGCTCCGATTGCGCCAACTCCGGCGCTGCCTGTCAAACAACCTGAAGCCGTATTTACCAGCGCCATGGCGTCGCCCCCCACGACAAAGTGGACGGGTGAAGGCGAACTGGGTGCCTTTGCCAACACCGGCAACGCACCGGGCATTGGCTTTGTAGGCGGGCTTAAGTTGCTACTGGAAGGCGAAAATTGGCGGATCGGCAGCAGCGCGCGCGCCGATTATCAGGAAACCTCAAACGTAGTAACGCGCGAACAATATCGCCTGTCGATGGAACCGAACTATCAGTTCGGCCCAAAGGCTTACATTTACGGTCTGGGACAATATGAAAAGGATCGCTTTCAGGGGTTTGAGGCACGCTACAGCGTGTCAGGCGGATTGGGTTATCGGCTGGCCAACGACGGCGCTACCAAGATCAACGTCAAAGCCGGCCCAGCATGGCGCGAAACCGACGCGATAGATGGCACGCGCGAATCCGTTGTGGCCGGTCTTGCTTCGGTAGACATGAAAATGAAGCTGGCGCGCGGATTGCACTTCAGCCAGGACGCCAGCGCCTATGTCGATGCCAAAGGCAGCACGCTTTACACGCTCGCCGCACTCGATTCGCAACTGATCGGCAAATTGAAGGCGCGCTTTTCCTATATGTTGCAATATGAAAGCGCCCCAGAAACTGGCCGACGCCCTACCGATACGACCAGCAGGCTTACACTGGTTTACGGCTTTTGA
- a CDS encoding outer membrane protein assembly factor BamD has product MRRPLRLAVLAAATLAMGVTAGCAGSKGKKDVAYVARDVDTLYAAAKDRLDKGDAKQAAALFDEVERQHPYSPWARRAQLMSSFSYYASRDYPKSVQSAQRFLSIHPGNKDAPYAYYLIALCYYEQISDVTRDQKITQQALTAMNELVRRYPNTDYASDARLKIDLINDHLAGKEMEIGRMYQSSGKWLAGTLRFRTVVEKYQSTSHAPEALYRLVESYLSLGMPQEAQKAAAVLGSNYPGSKWYDRAFGLMNKHAPGTQAI; this is encoded by the coding sequence ATGCGGCGCCCGCTGCGCCTCGCCGTTCTTGCCGCCGCCACGCTCGCCATGGGCGTTACCGCCGGTTGTGCGGGCAGCAAGGGCAAGAAAGACGTCGCCTATGTCGCGCGTGACGTCGACACGCTCTATGCTGCGGCCAAGGATCGTCTGGACAAGGGCGATGCCAAACAGGCGGCGGCACTGTTTGATGAAGTTGAACGTCAGCACCCCTATTCGCCATGGGCACGCCGTGCCCAGCTGATGAGCTCGTTCAGCTATTACGCTTCGCGTGATTATCCCAAGTCGGTTCAGTCTGCGCAGCGCTTCTTGTCGATTCACCCCGGCAACAAGGACGCGCCTTACGCTTATTACCTGATCGCGCTGTGCTATTACGAACAGATCTCTGACGTGACGCGCGACCAGAAGATTACGCAGCAGGCGCTGACGGCGATGAACGAACTGGTCCGTCGCTATCCCAACACCGACTATGCATCCGACGCACGTCTGAAGATCGACCTCATCAACGATCACCTTGCGGGCAAGGAGATGGAAATCGGGCGCATGTACCAAAGCAGCGGCAAATGGCTGGCCGGTACGCTGCGGTTCCGTACCGTGGTGGAAAAGTACCAGTCCACCAGCCACGCGCCCGAAGCACTTTATCGTCTGGTCGAAAGCTATTTGTCGCTGGGAATGCCGCAGGAAGCGCAAAAGGCTGCCGCTGTGCTGGGCAGCAACTATCCGGGCAGCAAATGGTATGACCGCGCCTTTGGTCTGATGAACAAGCACGCACCGGGCACGCAGGCAATCTGA
- a CDS encoding RrF2 family transcriptional regulator: MLSQKTRYTIRALQHLADLFGQGAVRLDAIAEAQNIPRKFLTVILSEMAREGIVVSHRGRDGGYELALPPVDIRYGDIIRLTRGSLALVPCAARNAYEHCTNCLPEAECRLRGLMLQLRDDTAAILDRITLADPIAVEPPFAEA, encoded by the coding sequence ATGCTTTCGCAAAAAACGCGATACACGATCCGCGCGCTGCAACATTTGGCCGATCTGTTTGGCCAAGGTGCTGTGCGCCTTGACGCGATTGCAGAAGCGCAAAATATTCCGCGAAAGTTTCTTACGGTCATTTTGTCTGAAATGGCGCGTGAAGGGATTGTCGTGTCGCATCGCGGGCGCGATGGCGGTTATGAACTGGCGCTGCCGCCGGTTGATATCCGCTATGGCGACATCATCCGTTTGACGCGGGGCAGTCTGGCATTGGTACCCTGCGCGGCGCGAAATGCATACGAACACTGCACCAATTGCCTGCCCGAAGCAGAATGCCGTCTGCGCGGACTTATGCTGCAATTGCGCGATGATACGGCCGCGATTCTCGACCGGATCACGCTTGCTGATCCAATTGCTGTCGAGCCGCCGTTTGCAGAAGCGTAA